A window from Candidatus Angelobacter sp. encodes these proteins:
- a CDS encoding beta-propeller domain-containing protein, which translates to MKTPLTLVRWPGWWSAAVGLFFVSLLALAGDSPSITSIRLDGTNVVVTAQVPAGIHRVTLECRSRLGAGTWEPRAVTRLDGTGGEVTFLVPRTATLEVLRVRADDQEPLPAAFYSGTNSFTGQPVSPGGLDGVFDGAPTAAPGADPAAGTGAPSRDVVESDIWKVSGDTLYFFNQYRGLQIIDISMPDSAVVKGVLPLPAAGEQMYLLDSNHVVLLAQDGCNWWGGDSESRILVVNVAGGAPQVTASIPVSGYIQESRLVGTALYVASQSYQIKTNSANSVTWEAGTVVSSFDLGNLESPVPKNTLWFPGYDNVIAATDVFLFVAVTSADNYWRSIVHCLDITAPDGTMNHSGSVSTSGRVNDKFKMNRADSVFTVVSEVPATSGATWTTKLETFLLPDPRGSGPAGITKLGTLALGNGERVFATRFDGDLVYVVTFRRIDPLWVVDISDAAHPKIAGELQVPGYSTFIQPLGDRLVTVGIDDTNSWRVAVSLFDVHDPAAPSLLSEVALGQNYSWSEANTDEKAFNVMPDEHLILLPYQGYFTNGYASRIQLVDLNRDSLTLRGTIDHETQPRRATVHGDRILSLSGQELLSVDATDRDHPQIKADLPLAWSVDQVFVQNGYLIELSTASSWWWLGQPKPAVRITSANEPDRVLNEIDLPNQFPILGAATRDGRLYLAQGEQNFGPIPLADGTDPGQPTNDAPNLFVSIYDVSALPEVKLLGATAVMLDPLGWGANFQIVWPRAGVLVLAGGGGGYWDPWLDFGIATPAGGTLGPAGGGIARPIFWGNNGGRLIAFDVSNTATPKFLSDVNLAENTWWSFSPAYTVNGQVYLSHEAVEPCPPVVTNDKDTNSAPVYYWVQRWYLDVVDYADATNPTIRKPVNIPGSLNGVARAGELLYTVGQHWTDPTNWFGDGREYLDASAYDGVEAHLVDSLPLSSFWPHPVLVKDDNVFLGHPTETNTVKNLLEAWTLPDSGKFTLLGKAELSGAVQNFVSFGDLLAAQIGNEVGLFDVANPASPAPLVTGGPPGCVWFDLSKADGAPGRGLWLPLGVYGVSMVLVPPAP; encoded by the coding sequence ATGAAAACGCCACTCACTCTTGTCCGCTGGCCCGGTTGGTGGTCCGCCGCGGTCGGATTATTTTTCGTCAGCCTCCTCGCGTTAGCTGGTGATTCGCCCTCGATCACGTCCATCCGCCTGGATGGCACGAATGTGGTGGTCACCGCGCAAGTGCCCGCCGGCATTCACCGCGTCACTCTGGAATGCCGCAGTCGGCTGGGCGCGGGCACTTGGGAACCGCGTGCCGTGACGCGGCTCGACGGCACGGGCGGTGAAGTTACTTTCCTCGTCCCAAGGACTGCGACGTTGGAAGTGCTGCGTGTGCGGGCCGACGATCAGGAACCTCTCCCGGCGGCGTTTTATTCCGGCACCAACTCGTTCACCGGCCAGCCCGTCAGTCCCGGCGGATTGGATGGCGTCTTCGACGGCGCGCCCACTGCGGCACCCGGTGCCGACCCGGCAGCGGGAACCGGTGCGCCCTCGCGCGACGTCGTGGAATCCGACATCTGGAAGGTCAGCGGCGACACACTTTATTTCTTCAACCAATACCGCGGCCTTCAGATCATTGACATTTCGATGCCGGACTCCGCGGTAGTGAAAGGGGTGCTGCCATTGCCGGCCGCCGGCGAGCAGATGTATTTGCTCGACTCCAATCACGTCGTGCTGCTGGCGCAGGACGGATGCAACTGGTGGGGCGGCGACTCGGAAAGCCGCATCCTGGTGGTCAACGTTGCCGGCGGCGCGCCTCAGGTGACGGCCAGTATTCCGGTCAGCGGATACATCCAGGAAAGCCGCCTCGTCGGGACTGCGCTTTACGTTGCATCGCAGAGCTACCAGATCAAGACCAATTCCGCGAACTCCGTGACGTGGGAAGCCGGGACGGTCGTTTCCTCCTTTGACCTGGGCAATCTTGAATCACCCGTCCCGAAAAATACACTCTGGTTTCCGGGCTACGACAACGTGATCGCAGCCACGGACGTTTTCCTGTTCGTCGCCGTCACGTCCGCCGACAATTACTGGCGTTCGATCGTCCATTGTCTCGACATCACCGCGCCGGACGGAACGATGAACCATTCCGGTTCAGTCTCCACCTCTGGCCGGGTGAACGACAAGTTCAAGATGAACCGGGCGGACTCTGTTTTCACCGTCGTTTCAGAAGTTCCCGCCACGAGTGGCGCAACCTGGACGACCAAACTCGAAACGTTTCTTCTGCCCGATCCCAGAGGGTCCGGACCGGCAGGAATTACCAAGCTGGGGACGCTTGCGCTGGGCAACGGAGAACGCGTTTTTGCCACGCGCTTCGATGGCGATCTCGTTTACGTCGTGACTTTCCGCAGGATAGATCCGCTGTGGGTCGTGGATATTTCCGACGCGGCGCATCCAAAAATCGCCGGCGAATTGCAGGTCCCGGGTTACTCGACGTTCATCCAACCACTCGGCGACCGCCTCGTCACCGTCGGCATTGATGACACCAACAGCTGGCGCGTGGCGGTGTCGCTGTTCGACGTGCATGATCCGGCCGCGCCGTCACTCTTGAGCGAGGTCGCCCTCGGCCAAAATTATTCGTGGAGCGAAGCGAATACCGACGAGAAGGCATTTAACGTGATGCCGGACGAACATCTCATCTTGCTCCCCTACCAGGGATATTTCACGAACGGTTACGCGTCCCGCATCCAGCTCGTTGACTTGAACCGCGACTCGCTGACGTTGCGTGGCACCATCGACCACGAGACGCAACCCCGCCGCGCCACCGTGCATGGCGACCGCATCCTCTCGCTCTCCGGCCAGGAATTGTTGAGCGTGGACGCAACCGACCGTGATCACCCGCAGATCAAGGCGGACCTTCCCCTCGCGTGGTCGGTGGATCAGGTGTTCGTGCAAAACGGTTATTTGATCGAGCTCAGCACCGCTTCATCGTGGTGGTGGCTCGGCCAGCCAAAGCCGGCGGTTCGCATTACATCGGCAAACGAACCGGATCGCGTGCTTAACGAAATTGATTTGCCAAATCAGTTTCCTATCCTTGGGGCGGCGACCCGTGACGGGCGCCTGTATCTTGCGCAAGGCGAGCAGAACTTCGGGCCCATTCCGCTCGCGGACGGTACCGATCCTGGCCAGCCGACCAACGACGCGCCCAATCTATTCGTTTCGATTTACGATGTTTCGGCTTTGCCCGAGGTAAAACTGCTCGGCGCGACGGCAGTCATGCTTGATCCGCTCGGCTGGGGCGCAAATTTCCAGATCGTCTGGCCGAGAGCGGGTGTGTTGGTTCTGGCGGGTGGAGGAGGGGGCTATTGGGATCCGTGGCTCGATTTTGGCATCGCGACACCGGCCGGCGGAACACTCGGACCGGCTGGCGGGGGGATTGCCCGGCCGATTTTCTGGGGTAACAACGGCGGGCGCCTGATCGCCTTCGACGTGAGTAATACTGCAACGCCGAAGTTTTTGTCCGATGTCAACCTCGCGGAGAATACGTGGTGGAGTTTCAGCCCGGCGTACACCGTCAACGGACAGGTTTATTTGAGCCATGAGGCGGTAGAGCCTTGCCCGCCCGTCGTGACAAACGACAAGGACACCAATTCCGCGCCGGTGTATTACTGGGTGCAACGATGGTATCTCGACGTGGTCGATTACGCGGACGCCACCAACCCCACGATCCGGAAGCCCGTCAATATTCCCGGCTCGCTCAACGGCGTCGCCCGGGCCGGCGAATTGCTTTACACTGTCGGTCAGCATTGGACCGACCCCACGAACTGGTTTGGAGATGGCAGGGAATATCTCGATGCCAGTGCTTATGATGGCGTGGAAGCGCACCTTGTTGACTCGTTACCGCTTTCCAGTTTTTGGCCTCACCCGGTGCTTGTCAAAGACGACAACGTGTTTCTTGGCCACCCGACAGAGACGAACACAGTGAAGAACCTGCTCGAGGCCTGGACCCTGCCGGACTCCGGGAAGTTCACCTTGCTTGGCAAGGCTGAATTGTCCGGCGCGGTACAGAACTTCGTCAGCTTCGGCGATCTCCTGGCCGCGCAAATCGGCAACGAAGTCGGCCTGTTCGACGTGGCCAATCCCGCCTCTCCCGCGCCTCTCGTCACCGGCGGACCGCCCGGATGCGTCTGGTTTGATTTGAGCAAAGCCGATGGCGCGCCCGGTCGCGGCCTCTGGTTGCCACTTGGCGTTTACGGGGTCTCAATGGTTTTGGTCCCTCCGGCACCGTGA
- a CDS encoding 2Fe-2S iron-sulfur cluster-binding protein, which yields MSDEINTPNTAGLSRRGFLKGVGIGSVATGLFAPGSLKDALAAEGGVVGPGEIPLSLRINGQTRKLNAEPRVTLLDALRNRLDLTGCKKVCDRGTCGACTVLVDGHPVYSCSMLAVEAEGREITTIEGLGTPERMNEVQKAFVHHDAQQCGFCTPGFVVACTAFVRKNPNATPEQVRDGVGGNLCRCGTYAGMILAVADAAKKGGV from the coding sequence ATGTCTGACGAAATAAATACGCCCAACACTGCCGGCCTCTCCAGACGCGGCTTCCTCAAAGGGGTCGGCATAGGTTCGGTGGCCACAGGTTTGTTTGCCCCTGGCAGTCTGAAGGACGCCCTCGCCGCCGAAGGAGGCGTCGTGGGCCCGGGCGAGATCCCCCTGAGCCTCCGAATCAACGGCCAGACTCGCAAACTCAACGCCGAACCGCGTGTCACCTTGCTGGATGCGTTGCGCAACCGGCTTGACCTCACCGGTTGCAAAAAGGTTTGCGACCGCGGCACGTGCGGCGCCTGCACGGTCCTTGTGGACGGCCATCCGGTTTATTCCTGCTCGATGCTGGCCGTCGAGGCTGAAGGCCGCGAAATCACCACGATCGAAGGACTGGGCACACCAGAACGGATGAACGAAGTGCAAAAGGCGTTCGTGCATCACGATGCCCAGCAGTGTGGCTTTTGCACGCCCGGCTTTGTCGTCGCCTGCACGGCTTTTGTCCGCAAGAACCCCAATGCCACCCCCGAGCAGGTTCGCGACGGCGTCGGTGGCAATCTCTGCCGGTGCGGCACGTATGCCGGCATGATCCTCGCCGTCGCTGATGCGGCGAAGAAAGGAGGGGTTTGA